A region of Legionella donaldsonii DNA encodes the following proteins:
- the ruvX gene encoding Holliday junction resolvase RuvX, which produces MPDGVYLGFDFGYKRIGVAVGQQITCSARPLTTLDAKLGIPNWDAVQKIIAEWRPQALIVGLPTCIDDSEQYTTAAARSFARQLRKRFLLPVHLVDERLSTVEARAQLFAEGGYRKIKQSQVDSVAACVILEQWLQHSQ; this is translated from the coding sequence ATGCCTGATGGCGTTTACTTAGGATTTGATTTTGGTTATAAGCGAATTGGAGTCGCTGTAGGGCAGCAAATTACCTGTAGTGCACGGCCTTTAACGACGTTAGATGCAAAACTGGGGATCCCTAATTGGGATGCAGTGCAAAAAATAATCGCGGAATGGCGTCCGCAAGCATTGATTGTAGGGCTGCCAACTTGTATCGATGATAGTGAACAGTACACTACAGCTGCTGCTCGCAGTTTTGCGCGTCAACTGCGCAAGCGTTTTTTACTCCCAGTCCATTTGGTTGATGAGCGGTTGTCTACCGTTGAAGCGCGTGCTCAGTTGTTTGCCGAAGGGGGATATCGTAAAATAAAGCAATCCCAAGTCGATAGTGTCGCCGCCTGTGTTATTCTTGAGCAGTGGCTACAACACTCTCAGTAG
- a CDS encoding aspartate carbamoyltransferase catalytic subunit, protein MQHFLEISQLSRSQIDSLLERAFYFKHNKQYPSCARTSVANLFYENSTRTRVSFELAAKQLSMPVINLDLQNSSEAKGEIIEDTIKTLAAMGIKLFVIRHTQDRLQRQLADALGNQVHIVNAGDGKHAHPSQAMLDLMTIVERKPNLRQLKIAIVGNIFHSRVANSLQCICKSMGVGELTLVAPDIWQPQTVHFGRVTSSLRDGIQEADVIVCLRVQRERLLENEHLDLSRYRAEYALTQDSLKYAKPDAIVMHPGPMNRGVEIDSAVADGPQSCILNQVENGVFMRMAILEALANN, encoded by the coding sequence ATGCAGCATTTTTTAGAAATTAGTCAGCTCTCCCGCTCTCAAATTGATTCGCTTTTAGAAAGAGCCTTCTATTTTAAACATAACAAGCAATACCCTTCCTGTGCCCGAACCAGCGTAGCTAATCTTTTTTATGAAAATAGTACTCGCACCAGGGTTAGTTTTGAATTGGCAGCAAAGCAATTATCTATGCCGGTCATTAACTTGGATTTACAAAATTCATCCGAAGCCAAGGGTGAAATTATTGAAGATACCATCAAAACGTTGGCGGCAATGGGGATTAAGCTGTTTGTGATTAGGCATACTCAGGATAGATTACAACGGCAGTTGGCAGACGCGTTGGGAAACCAGGTTCATATTGTCAATGCCGGTGACGGGAAGCATGCGCATCCTAGCCAGGCGATGCTTGATCTAATGACCATCGTGGAAAGAAAACCAAATCTCCGTCAACTAAAAATCGCTATTGTGGGTAATATTTTTCATTCCCGTGTAGCAAATTCTTTGCAATGTATTTGTAAAAGTATGGGAGTAGGAGAATTAACTTTGGTAGCACCTGATATTTGGCAGCCCCAAACGGTGCATTTTGGTCGTGTTACGTCTTCTCTACGAGACGGTATACAAGAAGCGGATGTGATCGTCTGTTTGCGAGTACAGCGTGAGCGTTTATTGGAAAATGAACATCTCGATTTATCACGATACCGTGCCGAATATGCACTGACTCAAGATAGCCTAAAATACGCTAAACCTGATGCGATAGTGATGCACCCCGGTCCCATGAATCGCGGTGTCGAAATTGATAGTGCAGTTGCTGATGGACCACAGTCTTGTATTTTAAATCAGGTTGAAAATGGTGTTTTTATGCGTATGGCAATCCTTGAAGCGTTAGCCAACAATTAG
- a CDS encoding adenylate/guanylate cyclase domain-containing protein, with protein MMYRFHFKQDYLLVSFFVGLIILVVALLGCLFLLKHLSFLQEQSNNRHYESYRIAQELRISSDDLTKMVRLYVITGDKKYLDHFNEIIAIRSGTSPRPKEYDSVYWDLVLDDDKRPRPYEKAKSLVQMMIDQGFSLQEFELLRQAQEKSDALTAIEFRAINAVEGKFDTGSDQYSSQGEPNKKLAIDLVFGKKYMEEKAKIMAPIQLFFEKIKARTTERNKEISQEINQVISIAIILSVLSTIIMLISIIKALHRIAKTAKENELLLFNILPSSIAERLKRGEKIIADEYPQASVLFCDIVGFTAMMARIGTNKMFDILGCLFDDFDDLAQKYGVEKIKTIGDSYMAAAGIPEPAADHAFRIADFALAMKEKVKTFSQIHAIDLQTRIGMTYGTVIAGVIGHKKFIYDVWGNVVNIASRMEATNIPGEIQITEKMALLLEEQFVIEKRDEIEVKGKGKMCTYFLKSRR; from the coding sequence ATGATGTATCGTTTTCATTTCAAACAAGATTACTTGTTGGTTTCTTTCTTTGTTGGATTAATTATCCTTGTTGTTGCCCTGCTTGGTTGTCTGTTTTTGTTGAAGCATCTCTCTTTTCTTCAGGAGCAAAGCAATAACAGGCATTACGAATCTTATCGTATCGCTCAAGAACTCCGAATATCATCCGATGATTTGACAAAGATGGTTCGCCTTTACGTGATAACAGGAGACAAAAAATACCTTGATCATTTTAACGAAATCATTGCTATTCGTAGCGGCACAAGTCCACGTCCGAAAGAATACGATAGTGTCTATTGGGATCTGGTATTGGATGATGATAAAAGACCAAGACCCTATGAAAAGGCGAAATCATTAGTGCAGATGATGATAGATCAGGGGTTTTCTCTTCAGGAATTTGAGTTGCTAAGACAAGCCCAAGAAAAGAGTGATGCACTGACTGCCATTGAATTTAGGGCTATTAATGCTGTGGAAGGAAAATTTGATACCGGAAGTGATCAATATAGTAGTCAGGGAGAACCCAATAAAAAGCTTGCTATCGATTTGGTTTTTGGCAAGAAATACATGGAGGAAAAAGCAAAGATTATGGCTCCCATCCAGTTGTTTTTCGAAAAAATTAAGGCAAGAACAACTGAAAGAAATAAGGAGATTTCTCAAGAAATTAATCAGGTCATTTCTATTGCTATCATTCTTTCAGTGTTATCCACTATTATTATGTTGATTTCCATTATTAAAGCCTTACACCGAATTGCAAAAACAGCCAAAGAAAATGAACTTCTTCTTTTTAACATCCTTCCATCATCCATCGCAGAGCGGCTTAAACGTGGTGAAAAAATTATTGCTGATGAATACCCTCAGGCAAGTGTTCTTTTCTGTGATATCGTAGGTTTCACTGCCATGATGGCGAGAATAGGCACTAACAAAATGTTTGACATTTTAGGATGTCTTTTTGATGACTTTGATGATTTGGCACAAAAATATGGTGTTGAAAAGATAAAAACAATTGGTGATTCTTATATGGCAGCAGCAGGAATTCCTGAGCCTGCAGCGGATCATGCCTTTCGTATAGCAGACTTTGCGCTGGCCATGAAAGAAAAAGTAAAAACATTTTCCCAAATTCATGCAATAGACTTACAAACCCGTATAGGAATGACCTATGGAACAGTGATAGCCGGGGTGATTGGACACAAAAAATTTATTTATGATGTTTGGGGGAATGTGGTTAATATCGCAAGCCGGATGGAAGCTACCAATATTCCCGGAGAAATTCAGATTACGGAAAAAATGGCACTACTACTGGAAGAACAGTTTGTCATTGAAAAAAGAGATGAAATTGAAGTAAAAGGCAAGGGCAAGATGTGCACTTATTTTCTTAAATCGCGTCGATAA
- the yjjG gene encoding pyrimidine 5'-nucleotidase has product MKTYEWILFDADETLFNFDSFDGLQRLLSRFEVNFTQQDYQTYQVFNKSLWVDYQNGTITAQELQHQRFAIWADQLQVSTQVLHSTFMAIMADICTPIEGAQSLLTSLKGRVKLGIITNGFTELQQIRLERTGFQTYFDLLVISEQVGFAKPHRGIFEHALSLMGNPARGQVLMVGDNPDSDILGGLNAGLDTCWFNAHNHPISPGLTPKYQVSSLAELETLLLGEKKVISAPDKVAVTEMI; this is encoded by the coding sequence GTGAAGACGTACGAGTGGATTTTATTTGATGCGGATGAAACCTTATTTAATTTCGATTCTTTTGATGGGTTACAACGCCTGCTTTCCCGGTTTGAAGTCAATTTTACTCAACAAGATTACCAGACTTATCAAGTCTTCAATAAATCGTTGTGGGTAGATTATCAGAACGGAACAATTACTGCGCAAGAATTACAACATCAGCGTTTTGCAATTTGGGCTGACCAACTCCAAGTTTCTACTCAGGTTTTGCATAGTACTTTTATGGCTATTATGGCGGATATTTGCACACCAATCGAAGGCGCACAAAGTTTATTAACTTCTTTGAAAGGGCGAGTTAAGCTAGGGATTATTACCAACGGATTTACGGAATTACAACAGATTCGTCTCGAGCGAACTGGATTTCAAACTTACTTCGACCTATTGGTAATCTCAGAGCAGGTAGGTTTTGCCAAGCCTCATCGGGGTATTTTTGAACATGCTCTTTCGTTAATGGGAAATCCAGCGCGCGGACAAGTATTAATGGTGGGCGATAATCCAGATTCTGATATTCTGGGAGGCTTGAACGCAGGGTTAGATACTTGTTGGTTTAATGCACATAATCACCCTATCTCGCCGGGTCTTACCCCCAAATACCAAGTTTCCTCCTTGGCGGAACTCGAAACTTTGCTGTTGGGGGAAAAAAAGGTTATTTCAGCGCCTGATAAGGTAGCGGTCACTGAAATGATCTAA
- a CDS encoding YqgE/AlgH family protein gives MPINTSLANHLLIAMPSLKDPNFERSVIYICEHHIQGTVGLIINRPMQYPLGMVFEQMQIEPIRIEQNQKPLLFGGPIQPERGFVIHRPLGGWRSSLVLRDDVTVTTSNDIIRAIAADIGPKDALVTLGYAGWGENQLEQEVMDNAWLVCPYSAELLYEVPFSERWEYAGMTIGVKMSQLTSSVGHA, from the coding sequence ATGCCAATCAATACTTCATTGGCCAATCATCTGCTGATAGCTATGCCCTCACTGAAAGATCCCAATTTTGAACGTTCTGTAATTTACATTTGCGAACACCATATTCAAGGTACGGTAGGATTGATTATTAACCGTCCGATGCAATATCCCCTGGGTATGGTTTTTGAGCAAATGCAAATTGAACCGATTCGAATTGAGCAAAACCAAAAGCCTTTGTTATTTGGAGGGCCAATTCAACCGGAACGTGGTTTTGTCATTCATCGACCATTAGGTGGTTGGCGCTCCAGTTTGGTGCTGCGTGATGACGTGACCGTTACCACCTCAAATGATATTATTCGGGCAATAGCAGCTGACATAGGTCCTAAAGATGCACTCGTTACTTTAGGGTATGCTGGTTGGGGTGAAAATCAGTTGGAACAAGAAGTGATGGATAATGCCTGGTTAGTGTGCCCTTATTCCGCAGAGTTACTCTATGAAGTGCCCTTTTCAGAGCGCTGGGAGTATGCCGGAATGACCATTGGTGTGAAAATGAGCCAATTAACTTCCAGCGTAGGGCATGCCTGA
- a CDS encoding SDR family oxidoreductase, giving the protein MNNQKSLVVITGASAGIGKALAIRFTDEGYPCLLISRHIEPLAELKGREVLYAPLDITDYERFEIAVRDAEKKYGKTECMINNAGFVNVGEFRDIPIEKTHYEVEVLVHGVINGIKIVLSDMSARKSGTIINISSIADRKPYPTAVSYHASKHAIRSIAESLQMAEAKNNVRIINVAPGLVKTNIHANMGVSFADYCELLGNPTFLLPEELAEIIMFCWKLPQRICIRDLVVMPTDCPF; this is encoded by the coding sequence ATGAATAATCAAAAATCGCTTGTTGTGATTACTGGCGCAAGCGCCGGTATTGGTAAAGCGTTAGCAATTCGTTTTACCGATGAAGGTTATCCCTGTTTATTAATCAGTCGCCACATTGAACCGCTTGCTGAATTAAAAGGGCGTGAAGTTCTATATGCACCACTGGATATTACTGATTATGAACGATTCGAAATAGCAGTCCGCGATGCAGAAAAAAAATACGGTAAAACCGAATGTATGATTAACAATGCTGGCTTTGTCAATGTGGGTGAATTCAGAGATATCCCGATTGAGAAAACTCATTATGAAGTTGAAGTGTTGGTTCACGGGGTGATCAATGGTATAAAAATTGTTTTGTCTGATATGTCAGCCAGAAAGTCAGGCACCATTATTAATATCAGCTCAATTGCAGATCGGAAACCCTATCCGACAGCTGTTAGTTATCATGCCAGTAAACACGCAATACGCAGTATTGCTGAGAGTTTGCAAATGGCCGAGGCCAAAAATAACGTTCGTATTATCAATGTGGCGCCAGGCCTTGTGAAGACAAATATCCATGCCAATATGGGGGTCAGTTTTGCTGACTATTGTGAATTATTGGGTAACCCTACTTTCCTTCTGCCGGAAGAATTAGCGGAGATTATTATGTTTTGCTGGAAACTGCCGCAGAGGATTTGTATCAGGGATTTGGTAGTAATGCCAACAGATTGCCCCTTCTAA
- a CDS encoding cold-shock protein, translated as MSKTVNGVVKWFNETKGFGFIEQDSGPDVFAHFKEIVSSGFKTLAEGQRVQFVVTQGAKGLQAQNITVI; from the coding sequence ATGTCTAAAACAGTCAATGGGGTTGTTAAATGGTTCAACGAAACTAAAGGATTCGGTTTTATCGAGCAAGATTCAGGGCCGGATGTATTTGCCCACTTTAAAGAAATTGTGAGTTCTGGTTTTAAAACCCTGGCAGAGGGACAGCGCGTACAATTCGTTGTAACGCAAGGGGCAAAAGGTCTTCAAGCACAGAATATAACTGTCATTTAA